The Anopheles coluzzii chromosome 2, AcolN3, whole genome shotgun sequence genome window below encodes:
- the LOC120953527 gene encoding uncharacterized protein LOC120953527 yields MLTSVNAVMSTTSPSSPSSPSSSLSSSSLSSQSSSSSNTTTTTMSTTASAAATHLTAPSQPAVSSSSPSPGGSGTLAATSTTSPSAPALAAALLLTSSPASSPSSSSSSNRSTSTTTTTTTSSHCHGYQQLLPLSLAASPSPALVQSSTVAASNSGSASLLINHLTSSSKPTPSSPPGAAVPASPSSSPSSSSVGSGGRVEAAKPSTTVRTEETVGGKRQAPLVLVASATTPRKTKLSHSSGHSSALVGGRGGGAVADGDPACPKVALASPIVNVVVNDIAAGLANAVAAAVADAVTVATIGRNLIMATTAAAAPPSAGNRHHHHNARTNATTNTNGGGTALNSYSQLRQQLEMGSSAAVVGGGVGKGVAGPHQHHHRHHHQASSQQQQQQQHSHLKQFLSAGVGAAGGGGVGGVMVATAGGAGNQHPGGAAQQHHHHHHHHHHVHSQSRRHAAGGSSSGAVAGGSTASSSGGSVAAANSATSQPEVVVTIHDSSNGSNGSSSSGSGNGRNNNRSTNAIVDANSNHHHHHHRW; encoded by the coding sequence atgttgacATCCGTAAATGCCGTGATGTCAACAACATCGCCTTCATCGCCGTCATCACCGtcatcgtcgttgtcgtcgtcgtcgttatcATCACAaagctcctcctcctccaacaccaccaccaccaccatgagCACCacggcatcagcagcagcaacccacCTCACCGCTCCCTCCCAGCCAGCAGTGTCGTCTTCCTCTCCCTCCCCGGGCGGAAGTGGCACGCTGGCGGCCACCTCAACCACCTCACCGTCGGCACCGGCACTCGCAGCAGCACTGCTCCTGACATCCTCACCAGCATcatcaccgtcgtcgtcgtcctcctcgaACCGGTcgaccagcaccaccaccactactactacttcatCGCATTGCCATGGCTACCAGCAGCTGCTACCATTATCCTTAGCCGCTTCGCCCTCGCCGGCCCTGGTACAGTCGTCCACGGTGGCAGCTTCGAACAGCGGTTCGGCCTCCCTGTTGATCAATCATCttacgagcagcagcaaaccgaCGCCGTCATCACCGCCCGGCGCCGCTGTCCCAGCGTCGCCCTCCTCCAGcccgtcatcgtcatcggtcGGATCCGGCGGAAGGGTTGAAGCTGCAAAACCGTCGACGACGGTTCGCACTGAGGAGACGGTCGGCGGTAAACGGCAGGCTCCGCTGGTACTGGTGGCATCGGCGACCACGCCCAGGAAGACAAAACTGAGCCACAGCAGCGGCCACTCCTCTGCCCTCGTCGGTGGACGTGGCGGCGGTGCCGTTGCGGATGGCGACCCTGCCTGTCCGAAGGTAGCGCTAGCGTCGCCGATCGTCAACGTGGTGGTGAATGACATTGCCGCCGGGCTGGCGAACGCTGTTGCAGCGGCCGTCGCGGACGCCGTCACGGTGGCAACGATTGGTAGAAACCTGATCATGGCAACGACGGCAGCCGCCGCCCCGCCATCCGCTGGCAaccggcatcatcatcacaatgCCCGCACcaacgccaccaccaacactaACGGCGGAGGCACCGCGCTCAACTCGTACTCACAGCTGCGCCAACAGCTCGAAATGGGCTCTTCGGCCGCCGTTGTTGGCGGGGGTGTCGGCAAAGGTGTTGCTGGACcgcatcaacatcatcatcgtcaccatCATCAGGCAtcctcgcagcagcagcagcagcagcaacacagtCATCTGAAGCAATTTCTTAGCGCCGGTGTTGGAGCCgctggaggtggtggtgtgggtGGTGTAATGGTGGCTACTGCTGGCGGTGCCGGCAACCAGCACCCTGGTGGTGCAgcacagcaacaccaccaccatcatcaccatcaccatcacgtACATTCGCAGTCGAGAAGGCACGCTGCCGGAGGTAGTAGCAGTGGGGCCGTCGCTGGTGGCAGCACTGCTTCATCCAGTGGGGGTAGTGTCGCAGCTGCTAACAGCGCCACCTCGCAGCCGGAAGTCGTCGTCACCATCCAtgacagcagcaacggcagcaacggcagcagcagcagcggcagcggcaacgGTCGTAACAATAATCGCTCCACGAATGCGATCGTCGATGCCAACTcaaaccatcatcaccaccatcatcgatGGTAG
- the LOC120948042 gene encoding LIM and senescent cell antigen-like-containing domain protein 1 isoform X1, whose product MSALKLKPLEDSNLYKRRTTSKENLLHTAVGGSVGGGGGAAAVSASDMMLRPGRDTDSPSSTASPRLMSASSTQQSTTATTTMTRSQMQQNVASYPPPHPQVESYYQQPKSPIRMATGFGGTTVPFPLCTSTPTHPSAGGQKNVQFLTTANSRNVYDSGTASPQTRVAVQFEQPNVSHGATPQRGASTSVQQQPPGAYQNLPTPGIAPGTPTTPGRRMESWEQSGRSNVQTVAAGDGVTTNNMSLGTMHCTRCDEGFEPHERIVNSNGQLWHTQCFVCAQCFRQFQDGIFYEFEGRKYCEKDFHILFAPCCAKCNNFVIGRVIKAMAANWHPQCFTCERCSIPLADSGFIRNQNRALCHDCNRKEKEVGLGKLVCNKCHGIIDDAPLRFRGEVYHGYHFNCTSCGAELDSSAREVKNRSGYAANDMNELYCLRCHDRMGIPICGACRRPIEERVVTALGKHWHVEHFVCAKCEKPFLGHRHYEKRGMAYCETHYHQLFGNLCFVCNQVIAGDVFTALNKAWCVHHFSCSICDQKLDQKSKFFEYDEKPVCKKCYERFPSELRRRLRISHENTIKKPAP is encoded by the exons ATGAGTGCACTTAAACTGAAACCGCTGGAAGACTCGAACCTTTACAAGCGCCGTACCACGTCCAAGGAGAACCTACTCCACACAGCAGTGGGTGgcagtgttggtggtggtggtggtgcagcagcagtatccgCTAGCGATATGATGTTACGTCCCGGGCGGGATACGGACAGCCCTTCCTCCACCGCATCGCCACGGCTCATGTCAGCCAGTTCGACACAGCAATCGacgacagcgacgacgacgatgacacGCTCACAGATGCAGCAGAATGTTGCGTCCTATCCGCCACCCCATCCCCAGGTGGAGAGTTACTATCAGCAACCGAAGTCACCGATAAGAATGGCAACGGGGTTCGGGGGTACCACAGTACCCTTTCCCCTGTGTACCTCCACACCGACGCACCCTTCGGCAGGGGGTCAGAAGAATGTGCAATTCTTAACGACAGCAAACAGCAGAAATGTGTACGATAGCGGCACGGCGTCGCCGCAAACGCGAGTGGCAGTGCAATTCGAACAGCCGAACGTTTCACACGGCGCAACGCCACAGAGAGGAGCGTCCACTTCGGTGCAGCAACAACCGCCCGGAGCGTATCAGAATCTACCGACACCCGGGATAGCACCGGGCACACCGACCACACCCGGCAGAAGGATGGAATCGTGGGAACAGTCTGGAAGATCGAACGTGCAAACGGTGGCAGCAGGCGACGG CGTCACCACCAACAACATGTCGCTCGGCACGATGCACTGCACGCGCTGTGACGAAGGCTTCGAACCGCACGAGCGCATCGTCAACTCCAACGGGCAGCTCTGGCATACGCAATGCTTTGT CTGCGCGCAATGTTTCCGCCAGTTCCAGGACGGCATATTCTACGAGTTCGAGGGCCGGAAGTACTGCGAGAAGGACTTCCACATCCTGTTTGCGCCGTGCTGTGCCAAGTGCAACAACTTCGTGATCGGGCGCGTGATCAAGGCGATGGCGGCGAACTGGCATCCGCAGTGCTTCACCTGCGAGCGCTGCAGCATTCCGCTGGCCGATTCGGGCTTCATACGCAACCAAAACCGGGCCCTGTGCCACGATTGCAATCGCAAGGAGAAGGAGGTCGGGCTCGGCAAGCTCGTCTGCAACAAGTGCCA TGGCATTATCGACGATGCGCCACTGCGCTTCCGGGGTGAAGTTTACCACGGGTATCACTTCAACTGTACGTCCTGCGGTGCCGAACTGGACTCGTCGGCCCGGGAGGTGAAGAACCGCAGCGGGTATGCCGCCAACGACATGAACGAGCTGTACTGCCTGCGATGCCACGATCGCATGGGCATCCCGATCTGTGGTGCCTGTCGCCGGCCGATCGAGGAGCGGGTTGTCACCGCGCTGGGAAAGCATTGGCACGTTGAG CACTTTGTGTGTGCCAAGTGTGAGAAACCCTTCCTTGGCCATCGTCACTACGAGAAGCGTGGCATGGCCTACTGCGAGACGCACTATCATCAGCTGTTTGGAAATTTGTGCTTCGTCTGCAATCAAGTCATCGCTGGTGACG TGTTCACCGCATTGAACAAGGCCTGGTGCGTTCATCACTtctcctgctcgatctgcGACCAGAAGCTGGACCAGAAGTCCAAATTCTTCGAGTACGACGAGAAACCGGTGTGCAAGAAGTGCTACGAGCGGTTCCCGAGCGAGCTCCGTCGCCGCTTGCGCATTTCGCACGAAAACACAATCAAGAAGCCGGCCCCGTAA
- the LOC120948042 gene encoding LIM and senescent cell antigen-like-containing domain protein 1 isoform X3: MSLGTMHCTRCDEGFEPHERIVNSNGQLWHTQCFVCAQCFRQFQDGIFYEFEGRKYCEKDFHILFAPCCAKCNNFVIGRVIKAMAANWHPQCFTCERCSIPLADSGFIRNQNRALCHDCNRKEKEVGLGKLVCNKCHGIIDDAPLRFRGEVYHGYHFNCTSCGAELDSSAREVKNRSGYAANDMNELYCLRCHDRMGIPICGACRRPIEERVVTALGKHWHVEHFVCAKCEKPFLGHRHYEKRGMAYCETHYHQLFGNLCFVCNQVIAGDVFTALNKAWCVHHFSCSICDQKLDQKSKFFEYDEKPVCKKCYERFPSELRRRLRISHENTIKKPAP; the protein is encoded by the exons ATGTCGCTCGGCACGATGCACTGCACGCGCTGTGACGAAGGCTTCGAACCGCACGAGCGCATCGTCAACTCCAACGGGCAGCTCTGGCATACGCAATGCTTTGT CTGCGCGCAATGTTTCCGCCAGTTCCAGGACGGCATATTCTACGAGTTCGAGGGCCGGAAGTACTGCGAGAAGGACTTCCACATCCTGTTTGCGCCGTGCTGTGCCAAGTGCAACAACTTCGTGATCGGGCGCGTGATCAAGGCGATGGCGGCGAACTGGCATCCGCAGTGCTTCACCTGCGAGCGCTGCAGCATTCCGCTGGCCGATTCGGGCTTCATACGCAACCAAAACCGGGCCCTGTGCCACGATTGCAATCGCAAGGAGAAGGAGGTCGGGCTCGGCAAGCTCGTCTGCAACAAGTGCCA TGGCATTATCGACGATGCGCCACTGCGCTTCCGGGGTGAAGTTTACCACGGGTATCACTTCAACTGTACGTCCTGCGGTGCCGAACTGGACTCGTCGGCCCGGGAGGTGAAGAACCGCAGCGGGTATGCCGCCAACGACATGAACGAGCTGTACTGCCTGCGATGCCACGATCGCATGGGCATCCCGATCTGTGGTGCCTGTCGCCGGCCGATCGAGGAGCGGGTTGTCACCGCGCTGGGAAAGCATTGGCACGTTGAG CACTTTGTGTGTGCCAAGTGTGAGAAACCCTTCCTTGGCCATCGTCACTACGAGAAGCGTGGCATGGCCTACTGCGAGACGCACTATCATCAGCTGTTTGGAAATTTGTGCTTCGTCTGCAATCAAGTCATCGCTGGTGACG TGTTCACCGCATTGAACAAGGCCTGGTGCGTTCATCACTtctcctgctcgatctgcGACCAGAAGCTGGACCAGAAGTCCAAATTCTTCGAGTACGACGAGAAACCGGTGTGCAAGAAGTGCTACGAGCGGTTCCCGAGCGAGCTCCGTCGCCGCTTGCGCATTTCGCACGAAAACACAATCAAGAAGCCGGCCCCGTAA
- the LOC120948042 gene encoding LIM and senescent cell antigen-like-containing domain protein 1 isoform X2 — translation MAPVAGVTTNNMSLGTMHCTRCDEGFEPHERIVNSNGQLWHTQCFVCAQCFRQFQDGIFYEFEGRKYCEKDFHILFAPCCAKCNNFVIGRVIKAMAANWHPQCFTCERCSIPLADSGFIRNQNRALCHDCNRKEKEVGLGKLVCNKCHGIIDDAPLRFRGEVYHGYHFNCTSCGAELDSSAREVKNRSGYAANDMNELYCLRCHDRMGIPICGACRRPIEERVVTALGKHWHVEHFVCAKCEKPFLGHRHYEKRGMAYCETHYHQLFGNLCFVCNQVIAGDVFTALNKAWCVHHFSCSICDQKLDQKSKFFEYDEKPVCKKCYERFPSELRRRLRISHENTIKKPAP, via the exons ATGGCTCCAGTTGCAGG CGTCACCACCAACAACATGTCGCTCGGCACGATGCACTGCACGCGCTGTGACGAAGGCTTCGAACCGCACGAGCGCATCGTCAACTCCAACGGGCAGCTCTGGCATACGCAATGCTTTGT CTGCGCGCAATGTTTCCGCCAGTTCCAGGACGGCATATTCTACGAGTTCGAGGGCCGGAAGTACTGCGAGAAGGACTTCCACATCCTGTTTGCGCCGTGCTGTGCCAAGTGCAACAACTTCGTGATCGGGCGCGTGATCAAGGCGATGGCGGCGAACTGGCATCCGCAGTGCTTCACCTGCGAGCGCTGCAGCATTCCGCTGGCCGATTCGGGCTTCATACGCAACCAAAACCGGGCCCTGTGCCACGATTGCAATCGCAAGGAGAAGGAGGTCGGGCTCGGCAAGCTCGTCTGCAACAAGTGCCA TGGCATTATCGACGATGCGCCACTGCGCTTCCGGGGTGAAGTTTACCACGGGTATCACTTCAACTGTACGTCCTGCGGTGCCGAACTGGACTCGTCGGCCCGGGAGGTGAAGAACCGCAGCGGGTATGCCGCCAACGACATGAACGAGCTGTACTGCCTGCGATGCCACGATCGCATGGGCATCCCGATCTGTGGTGCCTGTCGCCGGCCGATCGAGGAGCGGGTTGTCACCGCGCTGGGAAAGCATTGGCACGTTGAG CACTTTGTGTGTGCCAAGTGTGAGAAACCCTTCCTTGGCCATCGTCACTACGAGAAGCGTGGCATGGCCTACTGCGAGACGCACTATCATCAGCTGTTTGGAAATTTGTGCTTCGTCTGCAATCAAGTCATCGCTGGTGACG TGTTCACCGCATTGAACAAGGCCTGGTGCGTTCATCACTtctcctgctcgatctgcGACCAGAAGCTGGACCAGAAGTCCAAATTCTTCGAGTACGACGAGAAACCGGTGTGCAAGAAGTGCTACGAGCGGTTCCCGAGCGAGCTCCGTCGCCGCTTGCGCATTTCGCACGAAAACACAATCAAGAAGCCGGCCCCGTAA
- the LOC120948044 gene encoding ATPase H(+)-transporting accessory protein 2, which produces MLRPIYVLFALFAAANCDQLSVLYSPKAVEFSGNSRLDAESLPEVFGAALGYSVSQPTEWDGMVIKDPFSTANGAVVVVAEGLESVAVEGAKNYQLDGNTGSVALSELIQKSADHQGVSFEVDLKESSDSFNTPLGTVQPDDEEVKPQHLKPKSNKADSDFLRQLAFLNGLSDLLVTSTDRIPTVHIVRVSFEALLAAHEPNSPALEEAKKLFVNALAGLETASEKAFDGAVIVGLVTASEGQLVVRSKRQAGAPKQAETDDQNPMNLATKYNSNYPVIFNIILWFSVVLVFSLLAISIVIGTMDPGRDSIIYRMTSTRMKKDN; this is translated from the exons ATGTTGCGGCCGATTTACGTTTTATTTGCGCTGTTTGCAGCAG CAAACTGTGATCAACTGTCTGTGCTGTATTCGCCCAAGGCGGTAGAGTTCAGTGGCAACAGCCGGTTGGATGCGGAATCGCTGCCGGAAGTGTTCGGAGCTGCCCTCGGCTACTCCGTCAGCCAGCCGACGGAATGGGACGGCATGGTGATTAAGGATCCGTTCAGCACTGCCAACGGTGCcgtcgtggtggtggcggaAGGTCTCGAATCCGTTGCGGTGGAG GGTGCCAAGAACTACCAGCTGGACGGTAACACCGGCTCCGTTGCGCTGAGCGAGCTGATCCAGAAGTCGGCCGACCATCAGGGCGTCAGCTTCGAGGTCGACCTGAAGGAATCGTCCGACAGCTTCAACACCCCGCTCGGCACGGTTCAGCCGGACGACGAGGAGGTGAAACCGCAGCACCTGAAGCCAAAATCGAACAAAGCCGATTCGGACTTCCTGCGCCAGCTCGCGTTTCTGAACGGGCTGAGCGATCTGCTCGTCACGTCTACCGATCGCATCCCGACCGTGCACATCGTGCGCGTATCGTTCGAAGCCCTGCTGGCCGCGCACGAACCCAACTCGCCCGCCCTGGAAGAGGCCAAGAAGCTGTTCGTGAACGCGCTCGCCGGGCTGGAGACGGCATCGGAGAAGGCGTTCGACGGTGCGGTCATCGTTGGCCTGGTGACGGCTAGCGAGGGGCAGCTGGTGGTGCGCTCGAAGCGTCAGGCCGGGGCGCCGAAACAGGCCGAAACAGATGAT CAAAACCCGATGAACCTGGCCACCAAGTACAACAGCAACTATCCGGtgattttcaacatcattCTGTGGTTCAGCGTTGTGCTagtgttttcgctgctcgccATCTCAATTGTGATCGGCACGATGGATCCGGGCCGCGATTCCATCATCTACCGCATGACGTCGACCAGAATGAAGAAGGACAACTAA